Proteins from a single region of Hydra vulgaris chromosome 12, alternate assembly HydraT2T_AEP:
- the LOC124817577 gene encoding MATH and LRR domain-containing protein PFE0570w isoform X2 produces MRYKRRCYTLHIILYIMTITLTVTSFLSNKSSNTFFTEADEPLSNPLLKKSISKLNKSFKIKINDRQPILDLSVRSFLNANRNLPRRKRKRNNVPQKVKDINNSETRILKDQTYFGNYVSNGRLLDTLVPNKGLLDTTLNTYTLMQKDDLLDSSKAKTEMFNPSVRKLENKEIDLYGSQINPAKSCRDVFLTKKDALSGNYWIKTEDGELLMVACGFPLKVQTRTQSDNDKNKNSIGEIKLQENGKKMSESANSLISLEKTLELTKSSLKDEENVKLKTSNINKNSQSFLKLENYNQPQLKTNELYIRNSSPDSQVPSNSMQKDNPNNIDVVPTKSSKFTIPGRKTETKKTTIITLPTIVTTTIKSETTTKKTNPTTVTIPTMTTTITTPTTNKITQTTSAPPTTIPIPTTVPTTTTKAITVTRTTTTKTIKPPIETPPPLQTPPPLISPPPIARVVNNINTLTVTKPQSTAFNLPINMLSDEKSVDKIYKTRNSLINSKLENPKLESEMNLKVQKVLRKGYKNGNAGDLGDIQDEIPPETGTDMGVKLQAVGTPQNTPEQTMKVNYKVAQEFETQPQVRSWAFRENNMLQNHAFDEQYNSIDVSEKKKNKNDQKPKIRSWTSNQIDMQKNLTKDQYNNFEKNDQEIAENTFKEQYKEFEHLKKSLKDFKGNSQKDVLSLPITNDQETSLSSLTNNEEKEKLIQSKPPMIDKSEKEKEKENLSQNMIDESENDVFRHNKDEKSQKITENLNGDVSVLNNNFQGGNNVNDNSLNDFKLNKESTSEKNGNALTTYSKKDDNKEDKFTKAFKQNSFLNDPSLVKNDFSNLVNIGNITDEAKPTDRMSLMIKSNPQSEEAFIKNLSHPINTDNQITSENDEMVFNNLIAKKKETQTAIKRGKEAYLKGDEFVLDSENDEALNRFFKNKSFQNGKNERETDKKFDVFKPIKLKQISGPPNPIVLEKEEHSGSYNQQSSKLRYLGVLNDEPERLDKKKEQLKDESKLKDQKLFLYKKLRGDGDENSEAKPSNIYVDNRVFIYGGIKGGKEILPTVLNTVIKKDKGGEEEIQRRIKLRDFSEADAVIDSSPKSFIKKKGENSITFEIDDATNKDLKEIDQDKPINQKDSSSIFIEKNIDFENEKQEKIGGTNPVIRQLTSNYVSNSNKENEQPSFSQKDLEQIKRVQLIKAQAHNAEDVLTGKFSTSNLKHFLYKNGSAESDFIDSYGFVRDGTGGAHRIFGTNDIKKQVKQTNIRPIQSSLNVDKNLAKVQVTKSFKNKFDSFSGELGEEQQPFREHFTRNKLNVNPSLEAEKKIKVKTSDYVSPINQEQLPGASDRLDFLDMTSIYEPLKTMSHSLSGLLSEAQKNMSNIPGYSQDNKKMDEEVRKNADKIVTQTTELLHHDSIRQKIEQPESHHILNEATSPIMDKRWEIKSPYVIKNAPTTGADKRTELIEVEEEFAKEESKPPSTDPVLQKIINHMKSGFAIKTSSYTKGADDKRTKIFYNADNKRKQISNNANAKRTKIPFKWPQPVNTYVKNQNEHAINRIRKEISEVNSLCKRISNENFNKSLKVEVLNIFNMSKIENCKNFEEKDFAPDKRPSSAITNANIFQMFSQNSKKNFQSTNKTSLNNNLLLANDNPISNKTKLSENMTLNNVMSTSKNMLYDQTNFLNALDLKRIVTPAFTTYTAYVKSHDLKQELFNGIFPEPQVQISENLNKTIEGNKFNHLDFGSRPRKFKSSILGKSNILRLKADTYLKRRKREINTKIVPKRIRALIPSKVGRLQPSNLKPMPPVGHDPDDSGSKNSLITDVETPNRNKKVKSKVSSENEVNKQITNAKTKKSEDEDNNTLKAKDEDGVQDLKDDQDSVELRKISKENESETQRVDTTFEAGLKESDKNEQKVKNNVDNDGINFDLGAQRNASEKQKSEEDSAYGNITIFNYPINVTALEEGIMKLINQTTPSPKVYKGKEQDDYVKKIEAQNKKYPELKLPQKHGEYIPPDDDEYDQRPTQKPKLDKPKMVSKYKKPKNELTKEEEKSVAKETEKAVANQPNNQSKNGSENEDNLSSYNPPLPPLKTNIREDKTGKDLKIPNIIDTTPTESSPHSLLEVAKSTREANNSELFKLTLKEGKIKIEKLKSEESATFLKQVNLGDASNSSKQNNSDSSKNNSIAFSTLSNQNISLTNMQNINKTFEEKIPKSYDLEKITNATGNPIKNTNTTTSHLSHANQTGNQQVESIKLLEGKNESKINQSLEPLKQILNKNETSLSNSTANETKNQEVLANKTQSKHIQQWQLNPAELSTSGIAPFPIDANNAIPLIPIPVDSPLGKLLYPALNIPANNQIRMFHRLIKLNNNLSTNSPLLEPEKKIIGAPIELSETKRVEDTMKLFNRQNLKPNDFTTLFQVSKDQTFSNLDTETKNKLTSMITPDKRGSVSINKTTALISGSNDVIIDIPIFKASELQTLLSVPYKNSFDPMPGSAVHIELENKNGRFVMVPDALNFAQTLPQNIKLYSQYKIPKIQKKSLIRNENRRHHSNKATKINNNLQSRNILYRNKNLHKKQTLNLT; encoded by the exons GTAAAGGATATTAATAATTCTGAAACAAGAATCTTAAAAGATCAAACATATTTCGGCAATTATGTTTCCAACGGTCGACTGCTAGATACCTTAGTTCCAAATAAAGGTTTGCTTGATACAACTCTAAATACCTATACCTTGATGCAAAAAGATGACTTGCTTGACTCCTCAAAAGCAAAGACTGAAATGTTTAATCCTTCagtaagaaaacttgaaaataaagaaatcgaCCTTTACGGaag ccaGATCAACCCTGCAAAAAGCTGTCGAGACGTGTTTCTCACTAAAAAAGATGCATTGTCAGGGAACTACTGGATAAAAACAGAAGATGGAGAACTGTTAATG gttgCTTGTGGTTTTCCATTAAAAGTACAAACAAGAACTCAGAGTGACAATGACAAAAATAAGAACAGCATAG gCGAAATTAAACTTCAAGAAAACGGTAAAAAAATGTCTGAAAGCGCAAACTCTTTGATTTCCCTGGAGAAAACTTTAGAATTAACAAAGAGTAGTTTAAAAGATGAGGAAAATGTGAAACTTAAAACCagtaatatcaataaaaactcccaaTCGTTTTTGAAGCTCGAAAATTACAACCAGccgcaattaaaaacaaatgaactATATATTCGCAACTCTAGTCCCGATTCCCAAGTACCTTCAAACTCTATGCAGAAAGATAATCCTAACAACATAGATGTTGTCCCAACAAAAAGTTCAAAGTTTACAATACCTGGCCGAAAAACGGaaaccaaaaaaacaactattataACATTACCTACGATTGTGACAACAACTATAAAATCCGaaacaacaactaaaaaaacaaatccaACAACAGTTACTATTCCAACaatgacaacaacaataacaactccaactacaaataaaattactCAAACAACATCTGCTCCGCCAACAACAATCCCTATACCAACAACAGTGCCTACAACTACCACAAAAGCAATAACTGTTACAaggacaacaacaacaaaaacaatcaAACCTCCAATAGAAACACCACCACCATTGCAAACTCCTCCTCCTTTAATTTCTCCTCCGCCAATAGCGCGAGTAGTGAACAACATTAATACGCTTACTGTAACAAAACCACAATCAACAGCCTTCAACTTGCCTATTAATATGCTGTCAGATGAAAAAAGTGTtgataaaatctataaaacaaGAAATTCACTGATTAACTCTAAACTTGAAAATCCTAAACTTGAAAGCgaaatgaatttaaaagttcaaaaagttttaCGAAAGGGTTATAAAAATGGTAACGCGGGAGATCTTGGTGATATACAAGATGAAATTCCTCCAGAAACAGGAACAGATATGGGGGTTAAATTACAAGCAGTTGGTACTCCTCAAAATACTCCAGAACAAACTATGAAAGTTAACTACAAAGTTGCACAAGAATTTGAGACGCAACCACAGGTTCGAAGTTGGGCATTTAGAGAAAATAACATGTTACAAAATCATGCTTTTGATGAACAGTATAATAGTATCGACGTAAgtgaaaagaagaaaaacaaaaatgatcaaAAGCCAAAAATAAGAAGCTGGACAAGCAATCAAAttgatatgcaaaaaaatttaacaaaagatcaatacaacaattttgaaaaaaacgatCAAGAAATTGCTGAAAACACATTCAAAGAACAGTATAAAGAGTTCGAGcacttgaaaaaaagtttaaaagattttaaaggaAACTCTCAAAAAGATGTCCTCAGTCTTCCAATTACAAACGACCAAGAAACATCACTTAGTAGTTTAAcaaataatgaagaaaaagaaaagttaatccAAAGCAAACCTCCCATGATagataaaagtgaaaaagaaaaagaaaaagaaaatttaagccAAAATATGATAGATGAAAGTGAAAATGATGTTTTTAGAcataataaagatgaaaaatctcaaaaaataactgaaaatctAAATGGAGATGTTTCTGtattaaacaacaattttcAAGGTGGCAACAATGTAAACGATAACTCTCTTAACGATTTTAAACTCAACAAAGAAAGTACTTCCGAAAAAAATGGTAACGCGCTAACAACCTATTCAAAAAAAGATGACAATAAAGAAGATAAATTTACAAAAGCTTTCAAACAAAATAGCTTCTTAAATGATCCTTCTCTcgtcaaaaatgatttttcaaatttagttaaCATAGGAAATATCACTGATGAAGCAAAACCAACAGACCGAATGTCTTTAATGATAAAAAGCAACCCACAATCTGAAGAAGctttcataaaaaacttatcCCATCCTATAAATACAGATAATCAAATCACTTCAGAAAATGATGAAATGGTTTTTAACAATctaatagctaaaaaaaaagaaacacaaaCAGCTATTAAAAGAGGTAAAGAGGCTTATTTAAAAGGTGACGAATTTGTGCTTGATTCGGAAAACGATGAAGCATTAAATaggttctttaaaaacaaaagttttcaaaacggAAAAAATGAGCGCGAAACTGATAAAAAGTTTGATGTGTTCAAACCCATAAAACTCAAACAAATTAGTGGGCCGCCAAATCCAATTGTTTTAGAGAAAGAAGAACATTCTGGATCTTATAATCAACAATCTTCAAAACTGAGATACCTTGGCGTCTTAAATGACGAACCAGAAAggttagataaaaaaaaggaacaacTGAAAGATGAGAGTAAACTGAAAGATcagaaactatttttatataaaaaacttagaGGTGATGGTGATGAAAACTCAGAGGCCAAGCCTTCAAACATATATGTAGATAATCGAGTTTTTATCTATGGAGGAATAAAAGGAGGCAAGGAAATTTTACCAACCGTTTTAAACACAGTCATTAAGAAAGATAAAGGCGGGGAAGAAGAAATTCAAAGACGTATTAAATTACGCGATTTCTCTGAGGCTGACGCAGTAATTGACTCCAGTCCAAAATCTTTCATCAAAAAGAAAGGCGAAAACTCAATTACCTTTGAAATTGATGATGCTACAAACAAAGACTTGAAAGAAATAGATCAAGATAAACCAATAAATCAAAAGGATAGCTCTAGTAtcttcattgaaaaaaatattgattttgaaaatgaaaaacagGAAAAAATTGGTGGTACAAATCCAGTTATTAGACAACTAACAAGCAATTATGTTTCTaattcaaataaagaaaatgaacAACCGtctttttctcaaaaagatTTGGAACAAATTAAACGAGTTCAGTTAATTAAAGCCCAAGCACACAATGCAGAAGACGTCTTAACCGGCAAGTTTTcaacttcaaatttaaaacatttcttataCAAAAATGGGTCAGCTGAATCTGATTTTATTGATTCTTATGGGTTTGTAAGAGATGGAACAGGTGGTGCGCATAGAATCTTTGGaacaaatgatataaaaaaacaagtaaaacaaacaaacattcgACCAATACAATCTAGCTTAAATGTGGACAAAAACTTAGCAAAAGTACAAGtcacaaaatcttttaaaaacaagtttgatTCGTTTTCAGGAGAACTAGGCGAAGAACAACAACCTTTTAGAGAACATTTTACAAGAAATAAATTGAATGTTAATCCATCACTAGAAgctgaaaaaaagataaaagtgaAAACCTCTGATTACGTTTCACCAATCAATCAAGAACAACTTCCAGGAGCAAGTGACAGATTAGACTTTTTAGATATGACAAGCATTTACGAACCATTAAAAACTATGAGTCATAGTTTATCTGGATTGCTTTCAGAAGCACAAAAGAATATGTCAAACATTCCTGGATACTCTCAGGATAACAAAAAAATGGACGAAGAAGTTAGAAAAAATGCGGACAAAATAGTTACTCAAACAACAGAACTTTTGCATCATGATTCTATTCGTCAAAAAATTGAACAACCAGAGTCGCATCACATTTTAAATGAAGCAACGTCCCCAATAATGGATAAAAGGTGGGAGATAAAAAGTCCTTATGTCATTAAAAATGCTCCTACAACAGGCGCTGATAAACGTACAGAACTTATAGAAGTCGAAGAAGAATTTGCAAAAGAAGAAAGTAAGCCACCAAGTACTGATCCTGTTTTACAAAAGATTATTAACCATATGAAATCGGGGTTTGCTATTAAAACTTCTTCATATACAAAAGGTGCAGATGACAAACGtacaaaaattttctataatgCTGACAACAAACGTAAACAAATTTCCAATAACGCCAATGCAAAACGTACGAAAATTCCATTTAAATGGCCACAACCAGTTAATACTTACGTCAAAAATCAAAACGAACACGCCATTAACCGCATTCGTAAAGAAATCTCTGAAGTAAATAGTTTATGTAAGAGAATTTCCaatgaaaactttaataaaagtttaaaagtcgaagttttaaacatttttaatatgaGCAAAATTGAGAATTGCAAAAACTTTGAAGAAAAGGATTTCGCACCAGATAAAAGACCCAGTTCTGCAATtacaaatgcaaatatttttcaaatgttttcacAGAACTCAAAAAAGAACTTccaatcaaccaataaaacgtcactaaataataacttgttGCTAGCTAACGATAATCCAATAAGTAACAAAACTAAACTAAGCGAGAACATGACACTAAATAACGTTATGTCTACAAGTAAAAACATGCTGTATGACCAAACTAATTTTCTAAATGCTTTGGACCTAAAAAGAATAGTAACTCCAGCTTTTACAACATACACTGCTTATGTTAAAAGCCACGatttaaaacaagaactttttaATGGAATCTTTCCTGAACCACAGGTCCAAATCTCAGAAAATCTTAATAAAACTATAGAAGGCAATAAATTTAATCACTTAGATTTTGGATCAAGACCAAGgaaatttaaaagttctatACTTGGTAAAAGTAATATACTTCGTTTGAAAGCCGACACGTATTTAAAACGTCGAAAAAGggaaataaatacaaaaattgttccaaaaaGAATACGCGCTTTAATTCCATCCAAGGTTGGCCGTCTTCAACCTTCTAACCTTAAACCAATGCCTCCAGTAGGTCACGACCCTGATGATTCGGGATCGAAAAACTCGCTAATTACTGATGTTGAAACACCTAACAGAAATAAAAAGGTCAAATCTAAAGTTTCCTCAGAAAATgaagtaaataaacaaattacaaatgcaaaaacaaaaaagtccGAAGACGAAGACAATAACACATTGAAGGCAAAAGATGAAGATGGAGTTCAAGATTTAAAAGATGATCAAGACTCAGTTGAATTAAGAAAGATTAGCAAGGAAAATGAAAGTGAAACACAAAGAGTGGATACAACTTTTGAAGCAGGCTTAAAAGAATCCGATAAAAACGAACAAAAGGTTAAGAATAACGTGGACAACGATGGGATTAATTTTGACTTGGGAGCTCAAAGAAACGCATCAGAAAAACAAAAGTCCGAAGAAGATTCAGCTTAtggaaatattacaatatttaactACCCTATAAACGTGACTGCATTAGAAGAAGGCATAATGAAATTGATCAATCAGACAACGCCAAGTCCAAAAGTTTACAAAGGAAAAGAACAAGACgattatgtaaagaaaattgaaGCGCAAAATAAAAAGTACCCAGAGTTAAAGTTACCTCAAAAACATGGTGAATATATTCCTCCTGATGACGATGAATATGATCAACGACCAACGCAAAAACCCAAACTCGATAAACctaaaatggtttcaaaatacaaaaaaccaaaaaacgaGTTaacaaaagaagaagaaaaaagtgTTGCCAAAGAAACGGAAAAAGCAGTTGCTAATCAACCCAACAACCAATCAAAAAATGGCTCTGAAAACGAAGACAATTTATCATCCTACAATCCCCCTTTGCCACCTCTAAAAACCAATATACGTGAAGATAAAACAGGTAAGGATTTAAAAATCCCTAATATAATTGATACAACACCTACTGAAAGCTCACCTCATTCTCTACTTGAGGTAGCAAAAAGTACAAGAGAAGCTAATAATAGTGAGTTGTTTAAATTGACTCTGAAAGaaggaaaaatcaaaattgaaaaattaaaaagcgaAGAAAGCGCTacgtttttaaaacaagtaaacTTGGGAGATGCTTCTAATTCCAGTAAACAAAACAACTCTGACTCTAGTAAAAACAACTCGATAGCGTTTTCTACCTTAAGTAATCAAAACATCAGTTTAACtaatatgcaaaatattaataaaacttttgaagAAAAGATTCCCAAATCATATGATTtggaaaaaattacaaatgcaACCGGCAATCCTATAAAAAATACCAATACAACTACCAGTCATCTATCACACGCAAATCAAACTGGAAATCAACAAGTTGAATCGATAAAATTGTTAGAAGGAAAAAATGAAAGCAAAATAAATCAATCTTTAGAACCTCTCAAACAAATCCTTAACAAAAATGAAACTTCTTTATCAAATTCAACTGCAAATGAAACCAAGAATCAAGAAGTTTTAGCAAATAAAACACAAAGTAAACATATTCAACAATGGCAGTTAAACCCTGCAGAACTAAGTACGTCAGGTATAGCACCTTTTCCTATAGATGCAAACAATGCTATTCCTTTAATACCGATTCCTGTAGATAGTCCATTGGGAAAACTTCTTTATCCTGCATTAAATATCCCAGCAAATAATCAAATACGAATGTTTCATCGTCTAATCaaactaaataataacttatcaacAAACTCTCCGTTGTTGGAAcctgaaaaaaagattattggaGCACCAATAGAATTATCAGAAACTAAGCGTGTTGAAGATACAATGAAACTATTTAacagacaaaatttaaaaccaaacGATTTTACCACGCTATTTCAAGTTTCAAAAGATCAGACATTTAGTAATCTTGAtacagaaacaaaaaacaagttGACGAGTATGATAACTCCTGATAAGCGTGGCTctgtttcaataaataaaactacagcGCTGATATCAGGTTCAAATGATGTTATTATTgatataccaatttttaaagcttctgAATTACAAACTCTTTTATCCGTAccttataaaaattcttttgatcCAATGCCAGGCTCTGCTGTTCACAtagaattagaaaataaaaatgggcGTTTTGTAATGGTGCCAGATGCTTTAAACTTTGCTCAGACTTTACcgcaaaatataaaactttattctcaatataaaattccaaaaattcaaaaaaaatctcttataaGAAATGAGAATCGACGACATCATTCTAATAAAGcaactaaaataaacaataatttacaatCAAGAAACATTCTCTACAGAAACAAAAACTTgcataaaaaacaaacacttaACTTGacttaa